From Marmota flaviventris isolate mMarFla1 chromosome X, mMarFla1.hap1, whole genome shotgun sequence, the proteins below share one genomic window:
- the LOC114086157 gene encoding NADH dehydrogenase [ubiquinone] iron-sulfur protein 5-like — protein sequence MPFFDVQKRLGINLDRHLTIQSADQPYKIPSRCHAFEKEWIECAHGIGNICAQKECKIEYEDFVECLLRLKTMKRVNTIKKQRDKLIKEGKYTPPPHHLGKADPRP from the coding sequence ATGCCTTTCTTTGATGTGCAGAAAAGGTTGGGCATTAACTTAGATCGTCATCTAACAATCCAAAGTGCTGATCAGCCCTACAAGATTCCTTCTCGATGCCACGCTTTTGAAAAAGAATGGATAGAGTGTGCACATGGAATTGGTAATATCTGCGCACAGAAAGAGTGCAAGATAGAATATGAAGATTTTGTAGAATGTTTGCTTCGGCTGAAAACGATGAAACGTGTGAATACCATCAAGAAGCAGCGGGATAAGCTAATAAAGGAAGGGAAATACACCCCTCCACCTCATCACTTGGGCAAGGCGGATCCTAGGCCCTGA